The genomic stretch GTCATCCGGTTCACGCCAATGGCGAAGAGCTGCTTGCCATATTTGGTTCGCTCGAGCAGGATTGTCATTAATCCGCCAATGAGGATCCAGACGAAGATCATCCCGGGAACATCGGGGATCAGATCGCGGGCGATGATCTGGGTCATGATGTCGGCTACTTTGCCGTCGTAATAGCCCTTAGTCACCAGGATGACGGCGCCCTGAACGACGCCAGCCATACCCAGGGTCATCACGAAGGGGGAGATCTTTAAATACATGATTCCCAGGCCGTTCAGCAGACCGACAAAAGCACCCGTAACGATCACTAATAACAGCACAGGGAGGATTAAATTGTTGTTACCGTTGATCAGAATGTAGGTGATCAGAGCCCCCACGCTCACCAGCGATCCGGCGGAAAGATCAATGCCTTCGCTGCCGCTGATGATGACAAGAGTCTGGCCCGCACCGATGATGGCAATGAAGGAAGCCAGCCGCAGGATGTTCATCCCCTGGCGGATAGCAGAGGAAAAATCGTTGAACCCATTGGGCAGCAGTCCGCTGAGTAGGAAAAGCACCAGGGCGATGATCAGAGCTGTTGCCGGGGGCGATATTCTGAATTTTTTTCTGGTTTTGAGATTGGTATCGTTCATGCTTACTTCTTCTTCCCGCGGATGAGGTTGATTAACCCTGGACCGGCCAGCACCAAAACAATTAACGAGGCGTTGACCAGGGTGCGCCACCAGGAATCTAGTTTGAGGGACGAGATAATATTACGGATGTTGCCTAGGATGATGCCGCCAAAGACCGCACCAACCACCGATCCTGCGCCGCCGCTCATCGAGATGCCACCCAGAACGCCCGCCGTGATGGAGGCCAGGGTCATTTCATCACCACTGGAGCTGAGCCCTGAGCCGGTTAGAAGGGAATAGCTGATCGCAGCCAGGGCAGCCATCAGACCGGAGATCATGTAGGTGGAGATTTTCATCCAGGTGACGGGCACACCGGTGGTGTAGGCCGCTTTGTCATTGCCGCCCACGGCAAACAGGAACCGGCCATATTTCCGGCGTCGGACAAAGGCCCAGATCAGAATGGTGACAACCACGATGATCAGACTGAGCGGTATGCCCAGCAGTTTTGTATTGCGATAGACATCTGTATATTCACGGGGAATGGCGCCGCCGGGGGAGGGGAGTAATAACAAGGCCAAGCCGCTGTAGACGAAACTTGAGGCAAAGGTGATGATGACAGGCTGCAGGCCTAAATAAGCGGTGAAAAAGCCGTTCAACAGTCCTGCGACCAAGCCAAAGGCGATCACAACCAGGACCATCAGGATATTCTTGCCGGGTTCATCGGGGGTGGTCACGGTCAACGCCAGGATCACATTGCCCACTGAGACGATGGAGCCATTGGAGAGGTCCAATCCGCCGCCCAGGATCACAATTGCCTGACCAACTGTTACGAGGATCACGGGGAGCCAGGTGCGGAAGTTACTGTTCAGCAGGCGGCTGACGGTGCCGCTGCTGAAAATGTTTTTCTGGAGGACGAAATAGAGGACGGTGGTCACGACCAGCAGGATCAGGGAGAGCCCGATGGAATGCCTGACATTGATCTTGTGCCACCATTGGGCGATCTTGGATTTGTTTTGTTCAGGCATGCGTACTTTCCTCTTTATGATTGTTGTTATTGGTTGCGCCCATGCTGTGGAAGACCAGGTTGGCCTCGGTCAGTTTGTCACCGGAGAGGTCTGCTTTGATCTTGCCATCCTGCATGACGAGGACGCGCTCGCAAAGGTCCAGAAGTTCCTGCTCATCTGAGCTGTAGAACAGGATAGTCGTCCCGTTTTGTTGTAAATTGACAAGTAATTTATAAAACTCAGACTTGGTCCCCACATCGACGCCCTTGGTGGGGTCATCCAGAAGCAGGAGTTTGGGT from Chloroflexota bacterium encodes the following:
- a CDS encoding ABC transporter permease; the protein is MNDTNLKTRKKFRISPPATALIIALVLFLLSGLLPNGFNDFSSAIRQGMNILRLASFIAIIGAGQTLVIISGSEGIDLSAGSLVSVGALITYILINGNNNLILPVLLLVIVTGAFVGLLNGLGIMYLKISPFVMTLGMAGVVQGAVILVTKGYYDGKVADIMTQIIARDLIPDVPGMIFVWILIGGLMTILLERTKYGKQLFAIGVNRMTARLSGVRVTRMVVLTYVIAGAMAAFAGFLLVGYTQNAGPNLGNQYLFPSIIAVAIGGTQMSGGKGSYFGTIAGAIVIQLITSLLTTMQLPQALQQIIFGSLLLGILVIYGRDKSLRA
- a CDS encoding ABC transporter permease, which codes for MPEQNKSKIAQWWHKINVRHSIGLSLILLVVTTVLYFVLQKNIFSSGTVSRLLNSNFRTWLPVILVTVGQAIVILGGGLDLSNGSIVSVGNVILALTVTTPDEPGKNILMVLVVIAFGLVAGLLNGFFTAYLGLQPVIITFASSFVYSGLALLLLPSPGGAIPREYTDVYRNTKLLGIPLSLIIVVVTILIWAFVRRRKYGRFLFAVGGNDKAAYTTGVPVTWMKISTYMISGLMAALAAISYSLLTGSGLSSSGDEMTLASITAGVLGGISMSGGAGSVVGAVFGGIILGNIRNIISSLKLDSWWRTLVNASLIVLVLAGPGLINLIRGKKK